In a genomic window of Myxococcales bacterium:
- a CDS encoding putative metal-binding motif-containing protein translates to MCAPGTVCRNEVCVPVGLDIDGDTYPAGTDCDEQNPDVHPGAPEVCNAVDDDCSMTVDDGDPAVLCSGAQAGNVCMMGSCVCPDGNFDLDPTVPGCECVAAPVLGQGTSCGTAIDVGNLSDVGQAMNVMGNIPNGRQVWYRFRGVDTPDSSCDNYHVNAKFIGNPGDEFRIRAFRGDCGTAITPPGQFTTIEWATDLRSAIGGVLTGQCPCWTGTPVDNVSPCADDSADYYVVVERTTGGTDTCAAFNLELSNGLYDWQ, encoded by the coding sequence ATGTGCGCGCCCGGGACGGTCTGCCGCAACGAGGTCTGCGTCCCGGTCGGCCTGGACATCGACGGCGACACCTACCCGGCCGGCACCGACTGCGACGAGCAGAACCCCGACGTCCACCCCGGCGCGCCCGAGGTGTGCAACGCCGTCGACGACGACTGCTCGATGACCGTCGACGACGGCGACCCCGCGGTGCTGTGCTCCGGCGCCCAGGCCGGCAACGTGTGCATGATGGGATCGTGCGTGTGCCCCGACGGCAACTTCGATCTCGACCCGACCGTGCCCGGCTGCGAGTGCGTCGCGGCGCCGGTGCTGGGCCAGGGCACGTCGTGCGGCACGGCGATCGACGTCGGCAACCTCTCCGACGTCGGCCAGGCGATGAACGTGATGGGCAACATCCCCAACGGCCGCCAGGTCTGGTACCGGTTCCGCGGCGTCGACACCCCCGACAGCTCCTGCGACAACTACCACGTCAACGCGAAGTTCATCGGTAACCCGGGCGACGAGTTCCGCATCCGGGCGTTCCGCGGCGACTGCGGCACGGCGATCACGCCGCCGGGGCAGTTCACGACGATCGAGTGGGCCACCGACCTGCGGTCCGCGATCGGCGGCGTGCTCACCGGCCAGTGCCCGTGCTGGACCGGCACCCCGGTCGACAACGTGTCGCCGTGCGCCGACGACAGCGCCGACTACTACGTCGTCGT